In a genomic window of Streptomyces noursei ATCC 11455:
- a CDS encoding cysteine hydrolase family protein, whose amino-acid sequence MEITQNAALVVVDVQKGFDESEFWGPRNNPAADENIASLIAAWQGTDRPVVFVRHDSNEPGSPLRTGHEGNDFKEYVEERRGKGGGPELLVTKSVNSAFYGTPDLDDWFKAAGITQVVLAGIQTNMCVETTARMGGNLGYDMLVALDATHTFDLTGPNGWHLTADELARASAVSLHGGRFARVVTTDELMAAVRP is encoded by the coding sequence ATGGAGATCACGCAGAACGCGGCGCTGGTAGTGGTGGACGTGCAGAAGGGCTTCGACGAGTCGGAGTTCTGGGGCCCGCGCAACAACCCGGCCGCCGACGAGAACATCGCCTCGCTGATCGCGGCCTGGCAGGGCACGGACCGGCCGGTCGTCTTCGTGCGGCACGACTCGAACGAACCCGGCTCGCCACTGCGGACCGGACATGAGGGAAACGACTTCAAGGAGTACGTCGAGGAGCGGCGCGGCAAGGGCGGCGGGCCGGAGCTGCTCGTCACCAAGTCCGTGAATTCGGCGTTCTACGGCACCCCCGACCTCGACGACTGGTTCAAGGCGGCGGGCATCACCCAGGTCGTACTGGCCGGCATCCAGACCAACATGTGCGTGGAGACCACCGCCCGCATGGGCGGCAACCTCGGCTACGACATGCTGGTCGCCCTCGATGCCACCCACACCTTCGACCTGACCGGCCCGAACGGCTGGCATCTGACGGCCGACGAGCTGGCCCGGGCGAGTGCCGTCTCGCTGCACGGCGGACGCTTCGCCCGGGTGGTGACGACCGACGAGCTCATGGCCGCCGTCCGCCCCTGA
- a CDS encoding MFS transporter: MKSLLKSSPGSGAGAAAPHAARGGSSTVLGAALLGFFLISLDALIVTVALPDIGRSLGGGMSGLQWVVDGYTLIFAALMLSAGALSDRIGARQAYGGGLVLFGLASAACGLAPGLGVLVAARLVQGGAAAVMMPASLALVRQGFPDQAKRARAIAIWTVGGAVAVAAGPVLGGALTASVGWRWIFFVNLPAGLLALALLTRVPASPRLPARLDVVGQVTAVLAMGALTYGVIEGGDKGFGRPTVVVSLLVAVGAAAAFLAAQAKGSHPMLPLPLFRSRVVAVSLVVGFMLNAAYYGGVFIFSLYLQQERGQSALHAGLMFIPMTALVAVVNLASAKLASLFGPRVPMVAGQLVGTAGLLALLTVGPHTNVWVVAALMVPVGLGGALTVPALTAMLLDAVPADRAGTASAVLNTGRQVGGAISVAVFGALLAGADTFLAGMRWSMLLAAAGLVLTAGATLTLPRAGRGRAEAS; the protein is encoded by the coding sequence ATGAAATCCCTGCTCAAGTCATCCCCGGGTTCCGGAGCTGGGGCCGCGGCTCCGCACGCGGCCCGGGGCGGATCCTCCACGGTGCTCGGCGCCGCCCTGCTGGGCTTCTTCCTGATATCACTGGACGCTTTGATCGTCACCGTTGCACTGCCCGACATCGGCCGCAGTCTCGGCGGCGGCATGTCCGGCCTGCAGTGGGTGGTGGACGGATACACGCTGATCTTCGCCGCCCTGATGCTCTCCGCCGGCGCCCTGTCCGACCGGATCGGGGCACGCCAGGCGTACGGCGGCGGCCTCGTGCTCTTCGGGCTGGCCTCGGCCGCGTGCGGACTGGCGCCCGGTCTCGGCGTGCTGGTGGCGGCGCGGCTGGTGCAGGGGGGTGCGGCGGCGGTGATGATGCCGGCCTCGCTGGCGCTGGTCCGGCAGGGCTTTCCCGACCAGGCGAAGCGGGCCCGGGCGATCGCCATCTGGACCGTGGGTGGCGCGGTCGCGGTGGCGGCGGGGCCGGTGCTCGGCGGGGCGCTCACCGCATCCGTGGGCTGGCGGTGGATCTTCTTCGTCAACCTCCCGGCGGGACTGCTGGCGCTCGCCCTGCTCACCCGCGTCCCCGCCTCCCCGCGGCTGCCCGCCCGTCTTGACGTGGTCGGGCAGGTGACGGCGGTGCTCGCGATGGGCGCGCTGACGTACGGCGTGATCGAGGGCGGCGACAAGGGCTTCGGTCGGCCGACCGTGGTGGTGTCGCTGCTGGTGGCCGTGGGCGCGGCAGCCGCCTTCCTCGCCGCGCAGGCCAAGGGCTCGCACCCGATGCTCCCGCTGCCGCTGTTCCGCTCCCGGGTGGTCGCGGTGTCCTTGGTGGTCGGCTTCATGCTCAACGCCGCCTACTACGGCGGGGTGTTCATCTTCAGCCTGTATCTGCAGCAGGAACGTGGTCAGTCCGCCCTGCACGCGGGCCTGATGTTCATTCCGATGACGGCACTGGTCGCCGTGGTGAACCTGGCCTCGGCGAAACTGGCCTCGCTGTTCGGTCCACGGGTGCCGATGGTGGCGGGACAACTGGTCGGGACGGCCGGGCTGTTGGCCCTGCTCACCGTCGGACCGCACACCAACGTGTGGGTGGTGGCCGCGCTGATGGTGCCGGTCGGCCTCGGCGGGGCGCTGACGGTCCCGGCGTTGACCGCGATGCTGCTCGACGCGGTTCCCGCAGACCGGGCGGGCACCGCGTCCGCCGTGCTCAACACCGGCCGCCAGGTCGGCGGGGCCATCTCGGTGGCGGTCTTCGGGGCGCTGCTGGCCGGGGCGGACACGTTCCTGGCCGGCATGCGGTGGAGCATGCTGCTCGCGGCGGCCGGGCTCGTCCTGACGGCCGGCGCGACGCTGACGCTGCCGCGGGCCGGGCGCGGACGTGCGGAGGCGTCGTGA
- a CDS encoding oxidoreductase — MTENGKVWLVTGASSGFGRAIAEAAVAAGDTVVGTARRPEALADLVAAHPDRVEAIALDVTDGERIDVLAADVLARYGRVDVLVNNAGRTQVGAFEETTDRELRDLFELHVFGPARLTRALLPQMRERGSGSIVNISSFGGQLSFAGFSAYSATKAALEQLSEGLADEVAPFGIKVLIVEPGAFRTNLFGTGAAYFSEEHPAYAEKVGATRKAVQGGDGTQPGDPAKAAAAIRLALDAENTPLRLALGGDAVDSLVGHLDAVRAELATWEKVSRGTDFDTQ; from the coding sequence ATGACCGAGAACGGCAAGGTCTGGCTGGTCACCGGTGCGAGCAGCGGTTTCGGGCGGGCCATCGCCGAGGCCGCGGTCGCCGCCGGTGACACGGTGGTCGGCACGGCCCGACGGCCCGAGGCACTGGCCGACCTGGTCGCCGCGCACCCTGACCGGGTGGAAGCGATCGCACTCGACGTCACGGACGGCGAGCGGATCGACGTGCTGGCCGCCGACGTTCTGGCTCGCTACGGCCGGGTGGACGTGCTGGTGAACAACGCCGGGCGCACACAGGTCGGGGCGTTCGAGGAGACCACCGACCGGGAGCTGCGCGACCTGTTTGAGCTGCACGTGTTCGGCCCGGCGCGGCTGACCCGGGCGCTGTTGCCGCAGATGCGGGAGCGGGGCAGCGGTTCGATCGTGAACATCAGCAGTTTCGGCGGGCAGCTGTCCTTCGCCGGGTTCTCCGCGTACAGCGCGACCAAGGCGGCGTTGGAGCAGCTGTCTGAGGGGCTGGCCGACGAGGTGGCGCCGTTCGGCATCAAGGTGCTGATCGTGGAGCCCGGTGCCTTCCGCACCAACCTGTTCGGCACGGGCGCGGCCTACTTCTCCGAGGAGCACCCGGCGTACGCGGAGAAGGTCGGTGCCACCCGGAAGGCGGTGCAGGGCGGCGACGGCACGCAGCCCGGGGACCCGGCGAAGGCCGCGGCGGCGATCCGACTGGCCCTGGACGCCGAGAACACCCCACTGAGGCTCGCCCTCGGCGGTGATGCGGTGGACTCCCTCGTCGGGCACCTGGACGCGGTGCGGGCCGAACTCGCCACGTGGGAGAAGGTCTCTCGCGGGACGGACTTCGACACGCAGTGA
- a CDS encoding LysR family transcriptional regulator, with the protein MDVHGRDLRYFAAVAEELNFTRAAERLFVSQPALSKQIRMLEKQVGADLFHRDRRAVRLTVVGTALLPHARGMLAAWEAAEAAVEEAKAAGLHTLVIGMSTSPGRGLLPALRTRLVSRHPHARPVLRQVNWADPSAGLADGSSDVAFVWLPLPDGDRYRYAVVAQEPRLVALPQGHPLAARAAADSEGAVDFTDLLDEPFLALPPEAGPLRDYWLALDARDDRAPRIGGVVGSAEETHEAVANGQGVALLATGNASLVVRDEVIAVPVRGISPSRLAVAARRDDERPLVVAYLAAAAKVAAGTSRTEPPP; encoded by the coding sequence ATGGATGTCCATGGACGCGATCTGCGCTACTTCGCCGCGGTCGCCGAGGAGTTGAACTTCACGCGAGCCGCCGAGCGGCTGTTCGTCTCCCAGCCCGCGCTCAGCAAACAGATCCGGATGCTGGAGAAGCAGGTCGGCGCGGATCTGTTCCACCGCGACCGACGGGCGGTGCGGTTGACCGTGGTGGGGACAGCCCTGCTGCCGCACGCCCGCGGGATGTTGGCCGCATGGGAGGCCGCCGAGGCGGCGGTGGAGGAGGCGAAGGCCGCCGGGCTGCACACCCTGGTGATCGGCATGTCGACCAGCCCGGGCCGCGGACTTCTGCCCGCCTTGCGTACCCGGCTGGTCTCCCGGCATCCGCATGCACGGCCCGTCCTCCGGCAGGTCAACTGGGCTGATCCCAGTGCCGGGTTGGCGGACGGATCCAGCGATGTCGCCTTCGTCTGGCTGCCGCTTCCGGACGGCGACCGCTACCGGTATGCGGTGGTGGCCCAGGAGCCCCGCCTCGTGGCACTGCCGCAGGGACACCCCCTGGCGGCACGGGCCGCAGCGGACAGCGAGGGGGCGGTGGACTTCACCGATCTCCTCGACGAGCCGTTCCTCGCGCTCCCGCCCGAGGCTGGTCCGCTACGGGACTACTGGCTGGCCCTGGATGCCCGGGACGATCGCGCGCCGCGGATCGGCGGGGTGGTGGGCAGCGCCGAAGAGACCCACGAGGCGGTCGCCAACGGCCAGGGCGTGGCGCTTCTGGCCACCGGCAACGCCTCGCTGGTCGTCCGGGACGAGGTGATCGCCGTGCCGGTCCGGGGCATCTCCCCCTCCCGTCTGGCGGTAGCCGCCCGTCGGGACGACGAACGGCCCTTGGTGGTGGCCTACCTGGCCGCGGCGGCAAAGGTGGCAGCCGGCACCTCCCGAACCGAACCGCCCCCGTGA
- a CDS encoding GPI anchored serine-threonine rich family protein — MSAALAASMSVSTGADAAAADVHPAPGASTSVGSDVVSLTSPLKGDIYRAGSQMTIAWTNPRVQTISQIVLVTESDDGPQPVTTVAEDVDAQSGSYEWTVPDDLTEGLYRLEVGTPPDVVYSGQFWVERPDLLRIKW; from the coding sequence GTGTCCGCCGCGCTGGCTGCCTCGATGAGCGTCAGCACCGGAGCCGACGCCGCGGCAGCGGACGTTCACCCGGCCCCGGGCGCGTCCACGAGCGTCGGTTCGGACGTTGTCAGCCTGACTTCCCCTCTGAAGGGCGACATCTACCGCGCCGGATCCCAGATGACGATTGCCTGGACCAATCCCAGGGTCCAAACCATCAGTCAGATCGTCTTGGTGACGGAGTCGGATGATGGCCCACAGCCGGTGACGACCGTCGCCGAGGACGTTGACGCCCAGAGTGGCAGCTACGAGTGGACTGTCCCTGACGATCTGACGGAGGGCCTGTACAGGCTGGAAGTGGGGACACCCCCGGATGTGGTGTACTCGGGCCAGTTCTGGGTCGAGCGGCCCGATTTGTTGCGCATCAAGTGGTAG
- a CDS encoding alpha/beta hydrolase — MSREQRIRVDEILRQPGPEGPRSVEEIRAGFRQLMARMIVPRSSIRTAPTTLGDRPALRVEPTGESGRGSDGGPDAGTILYFHGGGWVFGSPETALSLTGNLVARTGLGAYSLDYRLAPEHPFPAAIEDTLSAYRALLDRGEDPSAIVFAGDSAGGGLVVTTCLAARDAGLPLPAAILAFSPGADATRTGDSMDTKEGIDPIFTRAALERTGAMYLAGADPRQPLLSPAVHADLTGLPPMLIQVGSNEVLLDDSTRLAARASAAGVDVILDVTANVPHVFQSFAGVLDEADEALDRAALFLRQRIRAGAAARTSVE, encoded by the coding sequence ATGAGCAGGGAACAGCGCATCCGGGTCGACGAGATCCTGCGGCAGCCGGGCCCCGAGGGGCCCCGGTCGGTCGAGGAGATCCGGGCCGGATTCAGGCAGTTGATGGCCCGGATGATCGTGCCCCGCAGCAGCATCCGCACCGCGCCGACGACGCTCGGTGACCGGCCCGCGCTGCGCGTCGAGCCGACGGGGGAATCGGGCCGCGGGTCGGACGGTGGCCCCGACGCCGGGACGATCCTGTACTTCCACGGCGGCGGCTGGGTCTTCGGCTCGCCCGAGACCGCCCTCTCGCTGACCGGGAACCTCGTGGCCAGGACCGGCCTCGGGGCGTACTCGCTGGACTACCGGCTCGCCCCCGAGCACCCCTTCCCGGCCGCGATCGAGGACACCCTGAGCGCCTACCGGGCCCTCCTCGACCGCGGCGAGGACCCCTCGGCCATCGTCTTCGCGGGGGACTCCGCCGGCGGCGGCCTCGTCGTCACCACCTGCCTCGCCGCCCGGGACGCGGGCCTCCCGCTGCCCGCTGCGATCCTGGCCTTCTCCCCGGGCGCCGACGCGACCCGGACCGGCGACAGCATGGACACCAAGGAAGGCATCGACCCGATCTTCACCCGCGCCGCCCTCGAACGCACCGGAGCCATGTACCTCGCCGGAGCCGACCCGCGCCAGCCCCTGCTGAGTCCGGCCGTCCACGCCGACCTGACCGGCCTTCCCCCGATGCTCATCCAAGTGGGTTCCAACGAGGTGCTGTTGGACGACTCCACCCGCCTGGCCGCACGGGCGAGCGCGGCGGGCGTGGACGTCATCCTCGACGTCACCGCCAACGTGCCGCACGTGTTCCAGTCGTTCGCCGGCGTCCTCGACGAGGCGGACGAGGCACTGGACCGTGCCGCCCTCTTCCTGCGTCAGCGGATCCGTGCCGGAGCCGCCGCGCGGACGTCCGTCGAGTAG
- a CDS encoding MarR family winged helix-turn-helix transcriptional regulator, with the protein MEYTSSGDRAAADFSELFADLVRCETRLYNALNDRLRERHGIVTSQYEFLSYLRGHPGCRVADLAAEFAIGVGATSKGIDRLEKQGWAARRPNPADRRSSLLALTDDGARLVEEAEQTFTSGLAELLGGTLDAPSLSAVTRALSTLRSALEHDQVGTPTG; encoded by the coding sequence GTGGAATATACATCGAGCGGAGACCGCGCCGCAGCCGACTTCTCCGAGCTGTTCGCCGACCTGGTCCGATGCGAGACGCGTCTGTACAACGCCCTCAACGACCGTCTCCGCGAGCGGCACGGGATCGTCACCTCGCAGTACGAGTTCCTGAGCTACCTGCGCGGCCACCCCGGGTGCCGGGTGGCGGACCTCGCCGCCGAGTTCGCCATCGGCGTCGGGGCGACCAGCAAGGGCATCGACCGCCTGGAGAAGCAGGGGTGGGCCGCCCGCAGGCCGAACCCGGCGGACCGCCGGTCCTCGCTGCTGGCCCTGACCGACGACGGCGCGCGACTCGTCGAGGAAGCGGAGCAGACCTTCACGAGCGGCCTGGCCGAACTGCTCGGCGGCACCCTGGACGCCCCCTCGCTGTCAGCAGTCACGCGGGCCCTCTCGACCCTGCGCTCCGCGCTCGAACACGACCAGGTCGGCACACCCACCGGCTGA
- the rph gene encoding rifamycin-inactivating phosphotransferase, with product MIEQYVLDLREVDEKQTAVVGGKGAHLGELSQIEGIRVPGGFCVTTDAFRRILAQAPSIDDRLDQLSRVNPDDREAIRTLSARIRRTIEAIAVPDDIAAAITRVLAQLGEQTACAVRSSATAEDLPTASFAGQHDTYLNVVGPTSVLRHVSRCWASLFTERAVTYRQRNGIDHRTVHMAVVVQQMVSPHAAGILFTADPVTGNRKVATVDAGFGLGEALVSGLVNPDVFTVRQGEVVAKAIAAKQRAVHALPAGGTQEVAIDPQRQEQPALTDAQVVRLVQLGRRIEAHFGRPQDIEWCLVDDGFQIVQSRPITTLFPIPEAGDQENHVYVSVGHQQMMTDPMKPLGLSMWQLTAMVPMHEAGGRLFVDATRRLASPAGRAALLDVMGRGDPLVRDALETVLGHEDFVPSLPDAPPGRPRSGRPQASGASTPIATDPAIVSGLIERSRESVAALERDIRTKTGPALFDFLLVAFEEHKRILSDPLNLQAIMAGMEATWWLNDKLQEWLGEKNVADTLTLSAPDNITSEMGLALLDVADVIRARPEVVAFLQGVEDEGFLDRLAELAGGAEARAAIEGYLDRYGMRCVGEIDITRPRWRECPTTLVPVILDNVRNFEPGAAERRFEQGRQKAQKKEQDVLSRLRALPDGDQKADETKRMIDRVRTFIGYREYPKYGIISRYFVYKQALLKEAERLVQADVLPERDDIFYLTFQELHDVVRSNQVDDQLIQQRKDAFRSYHALTPPRVLTSDGEALTGAYRRDDVPAGALIGLPVSVGTVEGRARVILDMAQADLEAGDILVTTFTDPSWSPLFVGIAGLVTEVGGLMTHGAVIAREYGLPAVVGVEQATRLIRDGQRIRVHGTDGYVEILP from the coding sequence GTGATCGAGCAGTACGTGCTGGACCTTCGAGAGGTCGACGAGAAGCAGACTGCGGTCGTCGGTGGCAAGGGCGCGCACCTGGGCGAGCTGTCGCAGATCGAAGGCATCCGCGTGCCGGGGGGCTTCTGTGTGACGACGGACGCCTTCCGGCGGATCCTGGCACAAGCGCCGTCGATCGACGATCGGCTCGATCAGTTGTCGCGCGTGAACCCGGACGACCGGGAGGCGATCCGCACGCTCAGCGCGCGGATTCGTCGGACCATCGAAGCGATCGCCGTCCCGGACGACATCGCGGCGGCGATCACCCGCGTGCTCGCCCAGCTCGGCGAGCAGACCGCCTGCGCCGTCCGTTCCAGCGCGACGGCAGAGGACCTGCCGACGGCCTCGTTCGCCGGCCAGCATGACACCTACCTGAACGTCGTGGGCCCGACGTCCGTCCTCCGGCACGTCAGCCGGTGCTGGGCCTCGCTGTTCACCGAGCGGGCCGTGACCTACCGCCAGCGGAACGGCATCGACCACCGTACGGTCCACATGGCCGTGGTCGTACAGCAGATGGTCTCCCCGCACGCGGCCGGCATCCTGTTCACCGCCGACCCCGTCACGGGCAACCGGAAGGTCGCCACCGTGGACGCCGGCTTCGGCCTCGGCGAGGCCCTGGTCTCCGGCCTGGTGAACCCGGACGTCTTCACGGTGCGGCAGGGCGAAGTCGTCGCCAAGGCGATCGCCGCCAAACAGCGTGCCGTTCACGCCCTGCCGGCCGGTGGCACGCAGGAAGTGGCGATCGACCCTCAGCGGCAGGAGCAGCCGGCACTGACCGACGCGCAGGTGGTGCGGCTCGTGCAGCTCGGTCGGCGGATCGAGGCGCACTTCGGCCGCCCGCAGGACATCGAGTGGTGCCTGGTCGACGACGGCTTCCAGATCGTTCAGAGCCGGCCCATCACGACGCTGTTCCCCATCCCCGAGGCCGGTGACCAGGAGAACCACGTCTACGTCTCCGTCGGTCATCAGCAGATGATGACCGACCCCATGAAGCCCCTGGGGCTCTCCATGTGGCAGCTGACGGCCATGGTGCCGATGCACGAGGCCGGCGGGAGGCTGTTCGTCGACGCCACCCGGCGCCTGGCCTCGCCCGCTGGCCGCGCCGCCCTCCTGGACGTCATGGGGAGAGGCGATCCGCTGGTCAGGGACGCTCTGGAGACCGTCCTCGGCCACGAGGATTTCGTCCCGTCGCTCCCGGACGCCCCTCCTGGCAGGCCGCGGTCGGGCAGGCCGCAGGCCAGCGGCGCGTCCACCCCGATCGCGACCGATCCGGCCATCGTCAGCGGGCTGATCGAGCGCAGCCGGGAGTCCGTCGCCGCCCTGGAGCGCGACATCCGGACGAAGACCGGACCGGCGCTGTTCGACTTCCTGCTGGTGGCCTTCGAGGAGCACAAGCGAATCCTCAGTGATCCACTGAACCTCCAGGCGATCATGGCGGGGATGGAGGCCACGTGGTGGCTCAACGACAAGTTGCAGGAGTGGCTGGGCGAGAAGAACGTCGCTGACACGCTCACACTGTCCGCCCCCGACAACATCACCTCCGAAATGGGACTGGCGCTGCTCGACGTCGCGGACGTGATCCGCGCGCGGCCGGAGGTGGTGGCGTTCCTGCAGGGCGTCGAGGACGAGGGTTTCCTGGACCGGCTGGCGGAACTCGCGGGCGGGGCCGAAGCGCGCGCCGCCATCGAGGGCTACCTCGACCGGTACGGCATGCGCTGCGTCGGCGAGATCGACATCACGAGGCCACGTTGGCGCGAGTGCCCCACGACGCTCGTGCCCGTGATCCTCGACAACGTCAGGAACTTCGAGCCGGGCGCCGCCGAGCGGCGCTTCGAGCAAGGGCGGCAGAAGGCGCAGAAGAAGGAACAGGACGTGCTGTCGCGCTTGCGGGCCCTGCCGGACGGGGACCAGAAGGCCGACGAGACCAAGCGGATGATCGACCGGGTCAGAACCTTCATCGGGTATCGGGAGTACCCGAAGTACGGCATCATCAGCCGCTACTTCGTCTACAAGCAGGCCCTGCTGAAGGAGGCCGAGCGCCTCGTGCAGGCCGACGTGCTTCCCGAAAGGGACGACATCTTCTACCTGACCTTCCAGGAACTCCACGACGTCGTGCGCTCGAACCAGGTGGACGACCAGCTCATCCAGCAACGCAAGGACGCGTTCCGCTCGTACCACGCGCTCACACCGCCCCGGGTGCTCACATCGGACGGTGAGGCCCTGACCGGGGCGTACCGGCGCGACGACGTGCCGGCCGGCGCCCTGATCGGTCTACCGGTCTCCGTCGGGACCGTCGAGGGAAGAGCCCGCGTCATCCTCGACATGGCGCAGGCCGACCTCGAAGCCGGCGACATCCTGGTCACGACCTTCACGGACCCGAGCTGGTCGCCGCTGTTCGTCGGCATCGCGGGCCTGGTGACGGAGGTGGGCGGCCTGATGACCCATGGCGCAGTGATCGCCCGGGAGTACGGCTTGCCGGCCGTCGTGGGCGTGGAGCAGGCCACCCGGCTGATCCGGGACGGACAGCGGATCCGCGTGCACGGAACCGACGGGTACGTCGAGATCCTGCCTTGA
- a CDS encoding HIT family protein — MVDDWRMDRIGSALRGENPTVLRRLDAGFAVIGDVQFLPGYSVLLADDPAVERLSDLTKHKRLAFLSDMDRLGEAVERASRRMDTAFRRVNLEILGNTDGFLHAHVWPRFEWEPIDLVSKPVWLYPRDSWTDERFALGPQHDALRQAIGDELDGLCSAN; from the coding sequence ATGGTTGATGACTGGCGGATGGACCGGATCGGCAGTGCCCTGAGGGGTGAGAACCCCACTGTGCTCCGGCGCTTGGACGCAGGGTTCGCAGTGATCGGAGATGTGCAGTTTCTGCCGGGCTACTCGGTGCTCCTGGCGGATGACCCCGCAGTGGAGAGGCTGTCGGACCTCACCAAGCACAAGAGACTGGCCTTCCTGTCCGACATGGACCGGCTCGGAGAGGCAGTCGAACGAGCCTCCCGTCGTATGGACACAGCCTTCCGGCGGGTCAATCTTGAGATCCTTGGCAACACCGACGGGTTCTTGCACGCGCATGTCTGGCCACGGTTTGAGTGGGAGCCGATCGACTTGGTGAGCAAGCCGGTCTGGCTCTACCCGCGCGACAGTTGGACCGACGAGCGGTTCGCACTCGGGCCGCAGCACGACGCGCTGCGCCAGGCCATCGGGGACGAGCTCGACGGTCTGTGCTCGGCGAACTGA
- a CDS encoding VanZ family protein, whose protein sequence is MGSESSRLNVALFVPVSFLAVLLFRRPIAVLSGSWLLTGGIELVQAVAELGRACSYDDLKANALGGCLGVLFGIVALWVRQRRRPLTRRDALWGSGSAVLGGLLLTGAFAVAVEPLHGDAQAQDRRALEFAQESWLDGAVADLYGRPENGMTVTRKKVAEGRWRLVVDLGRRGSFVVRWPERRLERFRWDEPDGDRDGAADGGDGVLAAGRARSVGDRFVGKWFPEARAGAEVTVVPLRDGWGGHLLSYRDPASGGRGPARLEARVSPGGRVVEVTAHGAPRAG, encoded by the coding sequence TTGGGCTCGGAGTCGTCGCGCCTGAACGTCGCGCTGTTCGTCCCGGTGAGCTTCCTCGCCGTGCTGCTGTTCCGGCGCCCGATCGCGGTGCTGTCGGGGTCGTGGCTGCTCACCGGAGGCATCGAACTGGTGCAGGCGGTAGCGGAGTTGGGGCGGGCGTGCAGCTACGACGACCTCAAGGCGAACGCGCTGGGTGGGTGTCTCGGGGTGCTGTTCGGCATCGTTGCGTTGTGGGTCCGGCAGCGCCGCCGGCCCCTGACGCGCAGGGACGCCCTGTGGGGTTCCGGCTCGGCGGTGCTCGGGGGACTGCTGCTGACCGGGGCCTTCGCGGTGGCCGTCGAACCGCTTCACGGGGACGCGCAGGCACAGGACCGGCGCGCGCTGGAGTTCGCTCAGGAGTCATGGTTGGACGGAGCCGTAGCGGACCTGTACGGCCGACCCGAGAATGGCATGACGGTGACCCGCAAGAAGGTGGCGGAGGGGCGTTGGCGGCTGGTGGTGGATCTGGGTCGGCGTGGGTCGTTCGTCGTGCGGTGGCCGGAGCGGCGGCTCGAACGGTTCAGGTGGGATGAGCCGGACGGGGATAGGGACGGGGCGGCTGATGGCGGCGATGGGGTGCTTGCCGCGGGCCGGGCGCGGAGCGTCGGTGACCGGTTCGTCGGGAAGTGGTTCCCCGAGGCGCGGGCGGGCGCCGAGGTCACGGTCGTGCCGTTGCGGGATGGGTGGGGCGGCCACCTGCTGAGTTATCGGGATCCCGCGTCGGGGGGCAGGGGACCGGCTCGGCTGGAGGCGAGGGTGTCGCCTGGCGGCCGGGTGGTGGAGGTGACGGCGCACGGCGCCCCGAGAGCCGGCTGA
- a CDS encoding alpha/beta fold hydrolase, translating to MASFVLPHTLHGGDPHKVIGVHGRFAGRSAFGPIVPDLDRDAFQYALVDLRGYGAAKGRPGVYATAEGAVDVLAPADRLGWDRFSVISHSMGGRTGSASGGTAAG from the coding sequence GTGGCTTCCTTCGTCCTCCCGCACACCCTGCACGGCGGGGATCCGCACAAGGTCATCGGGGTGCACGGTCGGTTCGCCGGCCGGTCGGCCTTCGGCCCGATCGTGCCGGATCTCGACCGGGACGCGTTCCAGTACGCCCTGGTCGACCTTCGCGGCTACGGTGCGGCGAAGGGCCGACCGGGGGTCTACGCCACGGCCGAGGGGGCGGTCGATGTGCTGGCGCCGGCCGACCGGCTGGGGTGGGATCGGTTCTCGGTGATCAGCCACTCGATGGGCGGGCGCACCGGCTCCGCGAGCGGCGGGACGGCGGCCGGGTGA